From the genome of Cytobacillus firmus, one region includes:
- a CDS encoding MOSC domain-containing protein: MLIGHIREIVRYPVKSFHGESVNKTNVMNYGLYGDRSHAYLDESRPGKYLTITQFPEMVRYKAEFMGEENKDKYPPVRITAPDGKQVPWDDEQLIKEIEEHSSAKINPVQYSPIHVPEGAIEEENILVITNTSLKKMKELWGKEKLDFQRFRPNLMISLVKNEPFMEEQWFGKTMKIGNVELKVKRHCERCMIITVDPESGERDPSLHKKVISKRNNHFGVYCSVLKTGEIASGDKVYLFE; the protein is encoded by the coding sequence ATGCTGATTGGACATATAAGGGAGATTGTCCGTTATCCGGTGAAAAGCTTTCATGGGGAAAGCGTGAATAAAACGAATGTAATGAATTATGGACTGTATGGGGATCGCAGTCATGCCTATCTGGATGAGTCCAGGCCAGGTAAATACTTGACGATTACTCAATTTCCGGAAATGGTGCGGTATAAAGCTGAGTTTATGGGTGAGGAAAATAAGGACAAATATCCGCCTGTTAGAATTACAGCTCCGGACGGAAAACAGGTCCCCTGGGATGATGAACAATTGATTAAAGAAATAGAAGAACATTCTTCCGCAAAAATTAATCCGGTGCAGTACAGTCCTATACATGTTCCAGAAGGGGCAATTGAAGAAGAGAATATTTTAGTGATAACAAATACTTCCCTAAAGAAAATGAAAGAGCTATGGGGAAAAGAGAAGCTGGACTTCCAGCGGTTTCGTCCGAATCTTATGATTTCCCTAGTGAAAAATGAACCCTTTATGGAGGAACAGTGGTTTGGGAAGACGATGAAGATAGGAAATGTGGAGCTGAAAGTTAAGCGGCATTGTGAACGATGCATGATTATTACAGTAGATCCTGAAAGCGGGGAAAGGGATCCAAGCCTCCATAAAAAGGTGATCAGTAAAAGGAATAATCACTTCGGTGTGTATTGCTCTGTCCTGAAAACAGGTGAGATCGCATCAGGGGATAAGGTTTACCTTTTTGAGTGA
- a CDS encoding ZIP family metal transporter gives MWNAAFWGAVSGSAVLLGALAAMFLPIRKKLIGYIMAFGTGVLIGAASFELLGESVHNRGLLPTGIGFMAGAVTFTLFDIMISKKGAQHRKRSGHKAAASSGIVLFAGTIMDAIPESIMIGTSLLEADSVSFLLVTAIFISNFPEGLSSTSGMKKSGYSKKKIILLWSSVFVISGMASMAGYIFLDGASEEVLSGIAGFAGGAIIAMVASTMMPEAFEDSGPVTGFIAAIGLLASLVLDYFS, from the coding sequence GTGTGGAATGCTGCATTTTGGGGCGCAGTTTCAGGGTCAGCGGTCCTGCTAGGGGCATTGGCAGCCATGTTTCTGCCCATCCGGAAGAAATTAATCGGGTACATTATGGCATTCGGTACAGGTGTCCTGATTGGTGCAGCCTCATTTGAGCTTCTTGGGGAGTCTGTCCATAACCGCGGGTTATTGCCTACCGGCATTGGATTTATGGCAGGGGCTGTTACCTTTACCCTCTTCGATATAATGATTTCCAAAAAAGGGGCACAGCACAGGAAAAGGTCCGGCCATAAAGCAGCAGCCAGCAGCGGAATTGTGCTTTTCGCGGGAACCATTATGGATGCCATACCAGAATCGATCATGATCGGAACAAGCCTGCTTGAAGCAGATTCGGTCAGCTTTCTTTTAGTCACCGCCATTTTTATCAGCAACTTTCCTGAGGGGCTTTCAAGTACTTCAGGTATGAAAAAAAGCGGTTACTCAAAAAAGAAAATCATTCTCCTTTGGAGTTCGGTATTTGTCATTTCGGGAATGGCATCAATGGCTGGGTACATATTTTTGGATGGAGCTTCAGAAGAGGTGCTGTCAGGGATTGCCGGATTTGCCGGAGGTGCGATTATTGCCATGGTTGCATCCACGATGATGCCTGAAGCCTTTGAGGACAGCGGTCCGGTGACCGGATTTATTGCAGCGATCGGCTTGCTGGCTTCATTGGTCCTGGATTATTTTTCTTAA
- a CDS encoding LacI family DNA-binding transcriptional regulator produces the protein MANIKDIAKRAGVSVTTVSRVLNNHPYVREDKREAVLQAMEEFNYQRNINAVHLSKGETLLIGVVVPFTNHPYFGLLVEGIANEAMKNNYKLVLFQTNYEEEREIEALKMLQHKQIDSLIICSRICGWEVISQFTEYGPIVLCEDARNQDVSSTFIDHYKTFTNALEYLHNKGHQKIGYCIGRRSGANSRQRGKAYEDFVRRIGESYNEDYIFYECLNFEHGEEVVQRLLNMDNPPSALLVTSDFAAAGIVTSCREKGIRIPGDLAIMGFDNQPIAKIMHITTLEIPLVEMGKKLMLQAIDSESRTHVEISVKLIERQTV, from the coding sequence ATGGCAAATATTAAAGATATCGCTAAAAGAGCGGGAGTGTCAGTAACAACCGTTTCGAGGGTGCTCAATAATCATCCCTATGTGAGGGAGGATAAGAGGGAAGCGGTACTGCAGGCGATGGAGGAATTTAATTATCAGCGGAATATCAATGCTGTTCATTTGAGCAAAGGGGAGACCCTTCTTATTGGAGTGGTTGTTCCTTTTACCAATCATCCTTATTTCGGTCTGCTGGTAGAAGGGATTGCCAATGAAGCCATGAAAAACAACTATAAACTAGTTCTTTTTCAGACGAATTACGAGGAAGAGAGGGAAATTGAGGCTCTGAAAATGCTGCAGCATAAGCAAATTGATTCCTTAATCATTTGTTCAAGAATCTGCGGCTGGGAGGTCATCAGCCAGTTTACCGAGTATGGCCCCATCGTCCTTTGTGAGGATGCAAGGAATCAGGATGTGTCCTCAACCTTTATCGATCATTATAAGACATTCACTAATGCTTTAGAGTATTTACATAATAAAGGCCATCAGAAAATAGGATATTGCATAGGAAGAAGGTCCGGCGCCAACAGCAGGCAGCGCGGAAAAGCCTACGAAGATTTTGTAAGGCGGATTGGGGAGTCTTATAATGAAGACTATATCTTTTATGAGTGTCTGAATTTTGAGCATGGCGAGGAAGTGGTCCAGCGGTTATTGAACATGGATAATCCCCCAAGTGCACTGCTGGTAACAAGTGATTTTGCTGCTGCCGGAATCGTCACATCCTGCAGGGAAAAAGGGATTCGCATTCCCGGGGATCTCGCGATTATGGGGTTTGATAACCAGCCGATAGCCAAAATCATGCACATCACCACACTTGAAATCCCTCTGGTGGAAATGGGAAAAAAGCTGATGCTTCAAGCGATAGATAGTGAAAGCCGTACTCATGTGGAAATATCGGTGAAGCTGATTGAGCGGCAGACTGTTTAG
- a CDS encoding NADPH-dependent FMN reductase, with protein MGFFNQLFGRKSKEEQKMSEKLNIGIILGSTRQGRVSPQVGSWVKEIADKRGDAEYEIIDIADFKLPFLGEADSPGIAAWNEKLSSLDGFIFIVQEYNHSITGALKNALDLAREPWNNKAAGIVSYGSTGGARAAEHLRGIMGELMIADVRVHPTLSLFTDFENGTVFKPQDLHLDNVNAMIDQVISWSGALKNIR; from the coding sequence ATGGGTTTTTTTAATCAATTATTTGGGAGAAAATCTAAGGAGGAACAAAAAATGAGCGAGAAATTAAATATTGGAATTATCTTAGGAAGCACACGTCAGGGGAGAGTTAGCCCTCAGGTCGGTTCATGGGTAAAAGAGATTGCCGATAAACGCGGTGATGCCGAATATGAGATTATAGATATCGCTGATTTCAAGTTGCCATTCTTAGGTGAAGCGGATTCGCCAGGAATTGCTGCATGGAATGAGAAGCTTAGTAGCCTGGATGGATTCATTTTCATTGTCCAGGAATATAACCACAGTATTACAGGCGCATTAAAAAATGCACTTGATCTGGCCCGTGAACCGTGGAACAATAAAGCTGCAGGAATTGTAAGCTATGGGTCAACCGGCGGTGCGAGAGCTGCTGAACATCTGCGCGGGATCATGGGTGAATTAATGATCGCTGATGTGCGCGTGCATCCAACATTGTCTTTATTTACTGATTTTGAAAATGGTACAGTATTTAAACCTCAAGATCTTCATCTCGATAATGTGAACGCAATGATTGACCAGGTGATATCCTGGAGTGGTGCATTAAAAAACATTAGATAG
- a CDS encoding class I SAM-dependent methyltransferase, with the protein MIAYYGELCAKMYESDKSMAEGAELSFYLSYIKDREMKVLEPMCGNGRMLIPFMQNGIEVDGFDISEDMLKVCREKAVALNLKPAIFLEKIEEFKSEKQYDLIMIPYGSFSLLPDSLVHKSLKNLKNALNEKGKMLLTIVEKDHEIEEVSEWAETNRKEFGGQSIIEYRKIAYEEETKILQIKLKYEAIRKGITEKTEMMDFPIRLYEPGEFEKVLKSSGFNKIAVHEVRDGYVDGQSFPVYECAK; encoded by the coding sequence ATGATTGCCTATTACGGTGAACTTTGCGCAAAAATGTATGAAAGTGATAAATCAATGGCTGAAGGTGCAGAATTGAGTTTCTACCTGTCATATATAAAAGACCGTGAAATGAAAGTATTGGAGCCGATGTGCGGCAATGGCCGAATGCTCATTCCTTTCATGCAGAATGGAATTGAGGTCGATGGCTTTGATATCTCAGAAGACATGCTGAAGGTGTGCAGGGAAAAAGCTGTTGCATTAAACTTAAAGCCCGCTATATTTCTAGAGAAAATAGAAGAATTTAAAAGTGAAAAACAATATGATTTAATTATGATTCCTTATGGTTCTTTTTCGCTTTTGCCTGATTCCCTGGTACATAAAAGTCTTAAGAATCTTAAGAATGCCCTCAATGAAAAAGGAAAAATGTTACTCACTATTGTGGAAAAAGACCATGAGATAGAAGAGGTTTCCGAATGGGCGGAAACGAACAGGAAAGAGTTTGGCGGACAGTCCATTATAGAATACAGAAAAATAGCATATGAGGAAGAAACGAAAATCCTTCAGATCAAGCTGAAGTATGAAGCCATTCGAAAGGGGATCACGGAAAAAACAGAGATGATGGACTTTCCTATACGGCTCTATGAACCGGGTGAATTCGAGAAAGTGCTCAAAAGCAGCGGATTTAATAAAATCGCAGTTCATGAAGTTAGAGATGGATATGTAGATGGACAATCTTTTCCGGTTTATGAATGTGCGAAATAA
- a CDS encoding VOC family protein has product MNFHQKPITFVAQVNIKVQDLERSLSFYKEVIGFKVLTKTEKTAQLTADGKTALLTIEQPENVEPAIGRTTGLYHFALLLPKRSDLAKIVRHFVEIGLQFGSSDHLVSEALYLSDPDGNGIEIYIDRSPSDWTWKNGEVMMTVDPLDFPDLLSIGQQQSWKGLPAGTVMGHIHLHVAELANTEKFYTEGLGFEAVCRYGTQALFISSGKYHHHIGLNTWNGVGAPQPSENSAGLQSFKLIFENEAAIDQAVENLKKLGAAAAVENNQVITEDPSGNRIILGV; this is encoded by the coding sequence ATGAACTTTCATCAAAAACCTATAACCTTTGTTGCTCAGGTCAATATAAAAGTTCAGGATCTGGAACGGTCTCTGTCTTTCTATAAAGAAGTAATCGGATTTAAGGTATTAACCAAAACTGAAAAAACTGCCCAGCTGACCGCTGATGGCAAAACCGCATTACTGACCATCGAACAGCCGGAAAATGTTGAACCCGCAATCGGAAGAACAACTGGTTTATATCATTTCGCTCTGCTGCTTCCAAAACGCTCCGATTTGGCTAAAATAGTGCGTCATTTCGTCGAGATCGGGCTGCAATTTGGATCATCCGACCATCTTGTCAGTGAAGCACTTTACTTATCTGATCCAGATGGCAATGGAATAGAAATTTACATTGACCGCAGTCCTTCCGATTGGACTTGGAAAAATGGGGAAGTTATGATGACCGTCGATCCGCTGGATTTTCCTGACCTGCTCTCCATTGGTCAGCAGCAGTCCTGGAAGGGCTTGCCCGCCGGTACAGTCATGGGGCATATTCATTTACATGTGGCTGAACTGGCGAATACCGAAAAATTTTACACAGAGGGACTGGGGTTTGAAGCGGTCTGCCGATATGGAACACAGGCATTATTCATTTCAAGCGGAAAATACCACCATCATATTGGTTTGAATACATGGAATGGAGTAGGAGCTCCGCAGCCTTCAGAGAATAGTGCCGGACTTCAATCCTTCAAGCTCATTTTTGAAAATGAAGCGGCTATCGACCAGGCAGTAGAAAATTTGAAAAAGCTTGGCGCGGCTGCAGCAGTTGAAAATAATCAGGTAATTACGGAAGACCCTTCAGGGAATCGAATTATTTTAGGAGTATAA
- a CDS encoding YrhK family protein, giving the protein MKIKNIVRKQQEDVHIEIGSYKMVIEKRYQAVSFVNDMLLGVLYLIGSILFLTDVSQTVSISFFLAGSIMMIIRAGLNLLKDLHINKISRK; this is encoded by the coding sequence ATGAAGATAAAAAATATTGTTAGGAAACAGCAGGAAGATGTGCATATTGAGATCGGCAGCTACAAAATGGTCATTGAAAAGCGATATCAGGCTGTTTCATTTGTAAATGACATGCTCCTCGGTGTTCTTTATTTAATCGGAAGTATACTATTTTTGACAGATGTCAGCCAGACGGTTTCCATCTCGTTTTTCCTTGCTGGAAGTATCATGATGATCATCCGTGCAGGCTTAAATTTATTGAAGGATCTTCATATTAATAAAATATCACGAAAATAA
- a CDS encoding DUF2187 family protein: MAEETDKVSSGKKADVGDMISIISGSEKGKKGRVVVVRDNSVIVELGVNPKKDEPIKTVISHKRYKVVK, translated from the coding sequence ATGGCTGAAGAAACAGATAAGGTAAGCAGTGGAAAGAAAGCGGATGTTGGCGATATGATTAGCATCATAAGCGGATCTGAAAAAGGGAAAAAAGGCAGAGTAGTCGTGGTCAGGGATAACTCAGTCATTGTAGAGCTTGGGGTCAATCCGAAAAAGGATGAGCCCATTAAAACGGTGATCAGCCATAAACGCTACAAAGTCGTTAAATAA
- a CDS encoding 5'-methylthioadenosine/S-adenosylhomocysteine nucleosidase, which yields MKKKLASIAAIAVMSVSVLTGCTSAPKFETEAEGAQKPILIQGPMPIEAEKFAQRLDKVKVEKSGNFVFYKGKLDKYPVIVAKTGKGMENTAAATAIAIEKYDPAAIINQGTSGGHDPSLNVYDIVLGERTVNIGSLKTGHLEEGEGIEPTNWIPMDLMASEGSAGEDPDAEKIRYFEGDENLLAAANAVKDKYTKGKVVEGTIGSADLWNNEVDRINWFHENYETSVEEMEGAAAAQIAGAYGVPFLGIRVLSNNKTNGGKYDPNTAAANQDYVYEVVKQYIKEISGK from the coding sequence ATGAAAAAGAAATTAGCATCAATCGCTGCCATCGCAGTCATGTCTGTATCCGTGCTTACAGGGTGCACTTCAGCACCAAAATTTGAAACAGAAGCAGAAGGGGCACAAAAGCCAATTCTTATTCAAGGACCTATGCCGATCGAGGCAGAAAAATTTGCCCAGCGATTAGACAAGGTTAAGGTTGAAAAATCAGGGAATTTTGTTTTCTATAAAGGAAAATTGGACAAGTATCCAGTCATCGTTGCCAAGACAGGAAAGGGTATGGAAAATACAGCTGCAGCTACCGCGATTGCCATTGAAAAATATGATCCAGCTGCCATCATCAATCAGGGAACATCCGGCGGCCATGATCCGAGCTTGAATGTGTATGATATTGTATTAGGCGAAAGAACAGTCAATATCGGATCACTGAAAACGGGGCATTTAGAAGAAGGAGAAGGAATCGAACCAACCAATTGGATTCCAATGGACCTCATGGCTTCTGAAGGAAGTGCGGGGGAAGACCCTGATGCAGAAAAGATTCGCTACTTTGAAGGTGATGAAAATCTGCTGGCCGCTGCCAATGCCGTAAAAGATAAGTACACCAAGGGCAAGGTAGTTGAAGGAACGATAGGTTCAGCAGACTTATGGAATAATGAAGTGGACCGCATTAACTGGTTCCATGAAAACTATGAAACATCGGTGGAAGAAATGGAAGGTGCTGCAGCAGCGCAGATTGCCGGAGCATATGGTGTTCCATTCCTGGGAATTCGCGTCCTTTCCAATAACAAGACAAACGGGGGCAAGTACGATCCCAACACCGCGGCAGCAAATCAGGATTATGTGTATGAAGTTGTAAAGCAGTATATTAAAGAGATAAGTGGTAAATAG
- a CDS encoding DoxX family protein yields MNKNELGNFILRAILGFIFFIHGLSKFQGGISNTAGFFDSIGIPGFMAYIVAVIELAGGIALILGIGTKIVSVLFAVIMLGAIFTAKLPLGLLGNGQMAGYELDLILLAASIYFVLAKESPLSLESKITQSKAN; encoded by the coding sequence ATGAACAAAAACGAATTAGGAAATTTCATTCTGCGTGCAATTTTAGGATTTATTTTCTTTATTCATGGTTTATCAAAATTTCAGGGAGGCATCAGCAATACAGCTGGTTTCTTCGATAGTATAGGTATTCCAGGTTTTATGGCTTATATCGTTGCCGTTATTGAGCTGGCAGGAGGAATAGCGCTTATTCTGGGAATTGGGACAAAAATTGTTTCTGTATTATTTGCTGTCATCATGCTAGGTGCTATCTTTACTGCTAAGCTGCCTCTAGGTCTGTTGGGGAACGGTCAAATGGCGGGATATGAATTAGATTTAATCCTGCTTGCTGCATCAATCTATTTTGTATTAGCCAAGGAATCACCACTGTCTCTTGAGAGCAAAATAACACAATCAAAGGCAAACTAA
- a CDS encoding MFS transporter, whose translation MNRKIFLYVKAFSDLGTFMDLIAINVLMYVATGSSAWLAATMAFRTLGGVLSSLFSGILADRYDRRKIMIWTDVFRAVIILCLIPFPNPIMILIVCFFIGLTSSFFAVSYSAEIPQIFGQDKVLETNALISRLTSVSLVFGFIGAGVITDFLGYEVTLILDAATYVISALVLVKMKWQTSEPALKEGISSGFKEKLAGMGRDLKEVYSFILLKPMLLLVNIVFLIGAFAGASHNLGIPLLAEEIDSSKQSFYYGIIWGVWGIGSVLATIILPRLKSLQGNRLYFACFTAAMLMSAGFIIFLSNTVLAVILPFAFLTGIFDACFTTLHTTILQKTDNHIRGRIFGVGMLLKSLGFALGFVAAPLLLEVLSLAKMVWVFHGTLISASIFVLIFAAGMQKKGKRLSQSA comes from the coding sequence ATGAACCGCAAAATTTTTCTGTATGTAAAAGCCTTTTCTGATCTGGGCACGTTCATGGACTTGATTGCCATTAATGTGCTCATGTATGTGGCCACCGGAAGCTCTGCCTGGCTTGCTGCCACAATGGCCTTCAGGACACTTGGGGGCGTTTTATCCAGCCTTTTCTCAGGGATTCTCGCCGACCGATATGACCGGCGGAAAATAATGATTTGGACGGATGTTTTCCGGGCCGTTATCATTCTATGCTTAATTCCGTTTCCCAACCCCATCATGATTCTCATTGTCTGCTTCTTTATTGGTTTGACGTCTAGCTTTTTTGCGGTAAGCTACAGCGCAGAAATTCCACAGATTTTTGGGCAGGATAAAGTGCTGGAGACAAATGCTTTAATTTCCAGGCTAACGTCTGTCAGCCTGGTGTTTGGCTTTATCGGGGCTGGAGTCATCACTGATTTCCTTGGCTATGAGGTCACTTTAATCCTTGATGCCGCCACCTACGTTATTTCGGCACTGGTTTTGGTAAAAATGAAGTGGCAAACATCTGAACCGGCCTTGAAAGAAGGAATCAGCAGCGGCTTTAAGGAAAAGCTGGCCGGGATGGGCCGGGATTTGAAGGAAGTTTATTCATTTATCTTACTTAAACCAATGCTGCTGCTTGTCAATATTGTCTTTCTTATCGGGGCATTTGCAGGAGCTTCGCATAATTTAGGGATTCCGCTGCTGGCAGAAGAGATCGACAGCAGCAAACAAAGCTTCTATTACGGCATAATATGGGGGGTATGGGGGATCGGTTCCGTACTGGCAACTATCATCCTGCCAAGATTGAAAAGCCTTCAGGGGAACCGCCTTTATTTTGCCTGCTTCACAGCAGCCATGCTAATGTCCGCAGGATTTATCATCTTCCTGTCCAATACGGTCTTAGCTGTCATTCTGCCGTTTGCCTTTTTAACCGGTATTTTTGATGCGTGCTTCACGACTCTGCATACCACCATCCTGCAAAAGACAGACAACCACATCAGAGGCAGGATTTTTGGAGTCGGCATGCTTTTAAAATCATTGGGTTTTGCCCTAGGGTTTGTTGCCGCGCCGCTTTTACTTGAAGTTTTATCGTTGGCTAAAATGGTCTGGGTTTTTCATGGGACCTTAATTTCCGCAAGTATTTTCGTCCTCATTTTTGCTGCAGGGATGCAGAAAAAGGGGAAGAGATTGAGTCAAAGTGCTTAA
- a CDS encoding J domain-containing protein, protein MNITDAVGQLHKSGIKANSEDVERWIEEGKIKAERSARRQVSYSIKMKDLADFIIQEKEVLYRQKLEGVLLQVKDLKGQIEILNTRVQIEESKVKSLKKMIQAQKLIVDEEIKPAKLLDLKPDEDLQIVRKEFKKLLKALHPDRGGDERLFKVFNEHYKNIF, encoded by the coding sequence ATGAACATTACTGATGCTGTAGGGCAATTGCATAAATCTGGAATAAAGGCGAATAGTGAAGACGTTGAGCGCTGGATTGAAGAAGGAAAAATAAAAGCGGAACGAAGCGCGAGGAGGCAAGTCAGCTACTCCATAAAGATGAAGGATCTCGCTGATTTCATCATTCAGGAAAAAGAAGTGCTGTATCGCCAAAAGCTCGAAGGAGTCCTGCTTCAGGTTAAAGACCTGAAAGGGCAAATCGAAATCCTGAATACCCGTGTCCAAATAGAGGAATCAAAGGTGAAATCCTTGAAGAAAATGATTCAGGCACAAAAACTGATTGTTGATGAAGAAATTAAGCCGGCAAAGCTTTTGGACCTGAAGCCTGATGAGGATCTGCAAATAGTCAGAAAAGAATTCAAAAAGCTATTAAAAGCCCTCCATCCAGACCGCGGTGGAGATGAAAGACTTTTCAAGGTGTTTAATGAACATTATAAAAACATCTTTTAA
- a CDS encoding winged helix-turn-helix transcriptional regulator codes for MEKSLICPRFEKAIGILSQRWTGLIIYQLLNGPQRFCSIESSIGISGKVLSDRLKDLENEGVVKRNVFPETPVRIEYSLTEKGLAMEPLMKEIEKWSQTWLEA; via the coding sequence ATGGAGAAATCACTAATTTGTCCTAGATTTGAAAAAGCCATTGGCATATTGAGCCAGCGCTGGACCGGATTGATCATCTATCAATTACTTAACGGGCCACAGCGGTTCTGCAGTATCGAATCATCTATCGGGATTAGCGGCAAAGTTCTTTCAGACCGGCTAAAGGACTTGGAAAATGAGGGAGTCGTAAAACGCAATGTCTTCCCTGAAACTCCTGTAAGAATTGAATATTCCCTAACAGAAAAAGGCCTTGCCATGGAGCCGTTAATGAAAGAAATAGAAAAATGGTCACAGACCTGGTTAGAAGCATAA
- a CDS encoding GNAT family N-acetyltransferase, with product MTSTVLKTDRLILRKMKRTDLPFLMEIFSDPVAMRFYRSTKTKEQAEDWISWTLRNYRTYGVGLWIAEEKASGRFLGQCGITPQDTGAVTEMEIGYLFARREWGKGYATEAALACKEYGFTSLNYRKLVSIINVHNLASIRVAEKAGMKKEKTFHKAGNKMYVYSISNG from the coding sequence GTGACCAGTACTGTCTTAAAAACAGACAGATTGATTTTAAGAAAAATGAAAAGAACTGATCTGCCTTTTTTGATGGAAATCTTTTCAGACCCGGTGGCCATGAGATTTTATCGCTCCACAAAAACAAAAGAGCAGGCTGAAGATTGGATCAGCTGGACGCTGCGTAATTATCGGACATATGGGGTCGGCCTTTGGATTGCGGAAGAGAAAGCTTCAGGCAGGTTTTTGGGGCAGTGCGGGATTACCCCGCAGGATACAGGCGCAGTTACTGAAATGGAAATCGGCTACTTGTTTGCCAGGCGTGAATGGGGAAAAGGCTATGCCACGGAAGCGGCACTAGCCTGTAAAGAGTATGGGTTCACCAGCTTAAACTACAGGAAGCTGGTTTCCATTATTAACGTCCATAATCTTGCATCTATCCGTGTTGCAGAGAAAGCGGGCATGAAAAAGGAAAAAACCTTCCATAAAGCGGGAAATAAGATGTATGTATACTCGATTTCCAATGGTTAA
- a CDS encoding YnfA family protein, producing the protein MFQAIILFILAGLAEIGGGYLIWQWIREGKPLSWGIAGGLILALYGVIAAFQAFPSFGRVYAAYGGVFIILSILWGWGIDKKTPDFYDWLGAGICLIGASVILFAPRQ; encoded by the coding sequence ATGTTTCAGGCTATTATTTTATTTATACTGGCCGGTTTAGCCGAAATTGGCGGAGGGTATTTAATCTGGCAATGGATACGCGAAGGAAAGCCTCTTTCATGGGGAATCGCGGGCGGATTGATTCTGGCATTATACGGTGTTATTGCAGCATTCCAGGCCTTCCCGTCTTTTGGAAGAGTGTATGCTGCATATGGAGGTGTGTTTATCATTCTGTCCATTTTATGGGGATGGGGCATAGATAAAAAAACACCTGATTTTTATGATTGGCTTGGTGCAGGGATTTGCCTAATAGGGGCATCTGTCATCCTGTTTGCACCTCGTCAATAA
- a CDS encoding DUF2164 domain-containing protein, which translates to MFIKITKEQQQKMIEDIQIFFSEERDEDLSEFSAERVLDFVKESLAPHFYNAAIADVKHVVEQQYASMEDEILTLERPIK; encoded by the coding sequence ATGTTTATTAAAATAACAAAAGAGCAGCAGCAAAAGATGATAGAGGACATCCAGATTTTCTTTTCCGAGGAGAGAGATGAAGATCTATCTGAGTTCTCTGCGGAAAGAGTATTGGATTTTGTTAAGGAGTCTTTGGCCCCGCATTTCTACAATGCAGCAATCGCTGATGTAAAGCATGTGGTGGAACAGCAATATGCTTCAATGGAGGATGAAATCCTGACGCTCGAGCGTCCCATAAAGTAG